A region of Candidatus Neomarinimicrobiota bacterium DNA encodes the following proteins:
- a CDS encoding divergent polysaccharide deacetylase family protein, producing the protein MEKKKRVRYLKKPYGEVLKKIKDENRLRYIFILIILAIGFIVYYFMPVSKPSDSYILAEGYRRFVFKVKSDLIKNGFHYVDIKRFKKVTLPKGTMVYEIDESRSLIESEKTVFRILNRNGYEIYKRSQIGENQGYVYFVSYSKKPTGYILVLKKDNLGLIRYFSKEFLIKPRIAIIIDDFGYGYNDIVKEFLELGVKFNISVIPGHRYSRIISAESKRAGKEVIIHMPMEAIEANSRYNYGEEEFMLRTGMSPVEVNEKLNMAVMELPEAVGINNHMGSLATQDPSLMRIVALNIKEKGLYFIDSLTSPKSVAFDIMRQNGVKTAVRSVFLDNETDLNEIRAKFDKLKEIAKRKGKAIGIGHVKAETLEVFKKLIEENYFSDVILTYASEIVE; encoded by the coding sequence ATGGAAAAAAAGAAACGGGTTAGGTATTTAAAAAAGCCTTACGGAGAGGTTTTAAAAAAAATAAAGGACGAAAATAGATTAAGGTATATCTTTATATTAATAATTCTTGCTATCGGTTTTATCGTATATTATTTCATGCCCGTTTCAAAACCTTCAGACAGCTACATTTTGGCTGAGGGTTATAGGAGATTTGTATTCAAAGTAAAGTCAGATTTAATTAAGAATGGATTTCATTATGTTGATATAAAGAGATTCAAAAAGGTGACCCTTCCAAAAGGGACAATGGTATATGAGATTGATGAATCCAGATCACTTATTGAGTCGGAAAAAACCGTTTTCAGGATACTGAATCGGAATGGATACGAAATCTATAAAAGATCACAAATTGGAGAGAATCAGGGATACGTATATTTTGTAAGCTATAGTAAGAAACCTACAGGTTATATTCTGGTTCTGAAGAAGGATAATCTCGGTCTTATTAGATATTTCAGTAAAGAGTTTTTGATAAAGCCAAGAATAGCAATAATAATAGATGATTTTGGTTATGGGTATAATGATATAGTTAAGGAATTTCTTGAATTGGGTGTGAAATTCAATATTTCGGTAATTCCAGGGCATAGATACTCGAGGATCATATCAGCTGAATCAAAAAGAGCTGGCAAAGAGGTTATAATTCATATGCCAATGGAAGCTATAGAAGCGAATAGCAGATATAATTATGGTGAAGAGGAATTTATGTTGCGGACAGGTATGAGCCCTGTCGAAGTAAATGAAAAATTGAATATGGCTGTTATGGAATTGCCCGAAGCAGTTGGGATTAATAATCATATGGGATCATTGGCAACTCAGGATCCATCGTTGATGAGAATTGTTGCGTTGAATATAAAGGAAAAGGGTTTATATTTCATTGATAGTCTCACATCTCCTAAAAGTGTAGCTTTTGATATTATGAGGCAAAATGGTGTAAAGACTGCGGTAAGATCGGTATTTCTTGATAATGAGACAGATTTAAACGAAATTAGGGCTAAGTTCGATAAGTTAAAGGAGATAGCTAAGAGAAAGGGAAAAGCTATTGGGATTGGACATGTAAAAGCGGAGACATTAGAGGTTTTCAAAAAATTAATTGAGGAAAATTATTTTTCAGATGTTATATTAACATATGCATCTGAAATTGTAGAATAA
- a CDS encoding UPF0280 family protein, giving the protein MLMERFYQSWCKTKDLISFTVRIKESELFIQSDRDLSIEAVGLLDRYRRILEDYVRKRPEFLKSLNPINDDRMAPDIVKDMIFYSRVADVGPMAGVAGAVAEYVGKDLLKYTDEVIIENGGDIFLSSKKDRNIAIYAGDSVFSGRIGIKIKAKIMPIGVCTSSGTVGHSLSFGKADAVVVVSKSTILADAVATSIANMIKNENDIEMIVSKATKQDEIDGILVIKNDKLGVKGNIELIEI; this is encoded by the coding sequence ATTTTAATGGAAAGATTTTATCAAAGCTGGTGTAAAACAAAGGATTTGATTTCTTTTACAGTCAGAATAAAAGAAAGTGAGCTTTTTATTCAAAGTGATCGTGATTTATCTATTGAAGCGGTAGGATTGCTTGACAGGTATAGAAGAATTCTTGAGGATTACGTTCGGAAACGTCCTGAGTTCTTAAAAAGTTTGAATCCAATTAATGATGACCGAATGGCACCTGATATTGTAAAAGATATGATTTTTTATAGTAGGGTTGCAGATGTTGGTCCCATGGCGGGCGTGGCTGGGGCTGTTGCCGAATATGTTGGTAAAGACCTTTTAAAATATACTGATGAAGTGATAATAGAGAATGGGGGAGATATATTTTTAAGTTCAAAAAAGGATAGGAATATAGCTATATACGCTGGTGATTCGGTTTTTTCAGGCAGAATAGGAATAAAAATAAAAGCTAAAATAATGCCGATAGGAGTCTGTACCTCATCGGGGACTGTTGGACATTCTTTAAGCTTTGGGAAGGCGGATGCTGTAGTCGTGGTTTCAAAGTCAACAATTTTGGCTGATGCAGTGGCTACCTCTATAGCCAATATGATAAAGAATGAAAATGATATTGAAATGATTGTTTCAAAGGCTACTAAACAAGATGAAATAGATGGTATTTTAGTAATAAAAAATGATAAATTAGGAGTAAAAGGAAATATTGAATTGATTGAAATTTAA
- a CDS encoding 4Fe-4S dicluster domain-containing protein, with the protein MINKKIVLKFPPSLVDQPIICKLVKDFDLEFNILKAYVTPDEEGLLVIELKGKDKNYNEGIEYLKSKGIIIQTLKQRIMKNDEKCVHCGVCISVCPTKALLMDIDTMKVEFIEDDCIACEHCILACPVGAMEATF; encoded by the coding sequence ATGATAAATAAAAAGATTGTACTAAAATTCCCACCAAGTCTTGTAGATCAACCGATTATATGTAAGCTTGTAAAAGATTTTGATCTGGAGTTTAATATACTGAAGGCTTATGTTACCCCGGATGAAGAGGGTCTGTTGGTTATAGAATTAAAAGGTAAAGATAAAAATTACAATGAAGGTATCGAATATTTGAAATCTAAGGGAATAATAATACAGACATTAAAACAAAGAATAATGAAGAACGATGAAAAGTGTGTACACTGTGGAGTATGTATTTCAGTCTGTCCTACCAAAGCTTTATTAATGGATATAGATACAATGAAAGTAGAATTTATCGAAGATGATTGTATTGCTTGTGAACACTGCATCCTTGCATGCCCGGTAGGAGCTATGGAGGCAACATTTTAA